AGTTTGACTTTTTTGGTCGGTGGAGTGGAAGTTACGGGTGTGATCCGGAATTTCAGAACTGTGAATTGGGCGGATATGAGACCGAATTTTGTAGTGCTGTTCTCGAAAGGAATTTTGGAAAAGGCTCCGAGTTACTATTTGAGTTCTTTGAGAATCGAATCCGAGGAAAAGAGATATAACCTTCAAAAGAGCCTGATTTCTAAATACCCGAATTTAACAATCATCGATACGGATAAAGCGATTCGAGCTTTTTTGGGAATTCTGGAAAAAATATCTTTTACGATTCGGTTGATGACTTGGTTGATTTTAGGGGCCTCCTTATTGCTTGTTGTAACTGCCCTGAATTCGAGTCGCAAAGAAAGAATCGAAGAGACGACTTTGTTGCGAATCATCGGCGGAACCTCCGGTTTTTTGAAAAAGGTTTTTTTGTGGGAAGGGATTCTTCTGGGAACGTTTTCGTTTTTATTGGCCTTGCTGTTGGCTTGGATTGCGAATACGTTGATCAGTTGGCAGATTTTAGAGATACAACCTTCGTATCCTTTTTTTGAATACATACTTGCCTATATGTTTACGATTTTCGCAACTACTTCAGTTTATTATATGAATCTAAGAGGGGAATGGAAAAAACCTCCCATTACTTTTATGAAGGCGGTTTGAAATGACTATACTTTTCTTAGCGATAGGCAAAGAACCATAACGTTACCCACAAATTAAGAAGACTTTTGGGGTAATAAGGATCAAAAACTGGTATTTTTCAAGTGTTCCGACGTGTTAGTGATTAGGGGTTAGATTTTAGTGGATAGAACTTTACATACAATAAAACGCAAGTGTTCCGACAAGAATGAGACTTTTTACTTGCAAGAAGTATGATTTTCTGATAGAGAAAAACCTTCCGAGTTTTCCCCGCCTCCAAACTCAGCGCCTCGCTCTTCAGCAGAGCTCGTCATCCCACCCAAAAATAAGGGAAACTCAGGCACAACGCTTCCTAAACTCAGTAAACACCTTCCTATGGGTCGGTGTTTAGGGCGCGTCGTGGGAACTAAGTTTCACAGAGGATTTGTCGGAATTCCGACAGATTTATCTTCGGATCCAAGTACTTGTTGGTTGGTTATGGCAAAGAACGTTTTTCGGAAATGGCAATCGGAGAATTCAAGCGGAAGTTTTATCCGGATGAAATGAAATAAAATTGGTTTTGGCAAAATTAGAAGAATTGACGCATATTATTCTCTAAAGTTCCCTATCGGTATGAGTGAATTCATTGAAATCAAAGTCGGGGAAAAATCCTACCAGTTTCCGTTGATTTCCGGAACCGACGGTAAAAAAGGGATCGATATGCGCGGGCTTCATCAAAAAACCGGACTCATTTCGTATGATCCCGGTTTTTTTAACACCGCGTATGCGGTGAGTCGAATTTCCAGAAGAGATCCGGATTCGGGAGAATTACAATACCGCGGTTACGACGTCGCCGATCTCGTTCAACATTCTACGTTTGTGGAAACCAGTTATCTTTTGATCTATGGCAAGCTTCCCACCGAACAACAGCTTAAGGATTTTTCTTTAAAACTTTCCAAACATTCTTTGATTCACGAAGATATGATTAATCTTTTCGACGGGTTTCCGGGCAAAGGACATCCTCTTGCGGTTCTTTCTGTGATGGTGACTTCTCTTTCCAGTTATTATCCGGAAGAGTACGAGGAATCTTTGGACAAAGGGATCGATCATTCCGCGAGACTTCTCGCTAAGATCAGAACGATTGCGGCCTTTTCCTACAAGAAGATCGTCGGCCAACCTTTCGTGTATCCTTTGGATAAACATCCTTATTGCACGAACTTTCTTTATATGTTGTTTTCGATTCCGTCCAAGGATTATGTTCCTACGGAGGACATCGATCGGATTTTGAACCAACTTTGGATTCTCTATGCGGATCACGAACAAAACGTTTCCAATACGACGGTGCAGGTAATCGGTTCCACGCAAGCTAACTTATTTGCTTCCATTTCTTCTGCGATCAACGCTCTTTGGGGTTCGAGGGAAGGCGGTCGTCAGGTCGCGGCCGTAGGTTTGATTGAAGATATTCTTAAATCCAGAAAGTCGGTTCCGGAATACTTTGAAAAATTCAAAGGAGATTCGGAAAGATTATTTTCGAACGGATTCGGACACAAGGCCTACGAGGCGAAAAGTAAGAGAGCCATCATTGCGAGTAAGCTGTTCCACGATTTCTACAAAAAGAATCCGGTAAGTCCGATCGCGGAAGTGGCTCTCAAAATCGAAGATTATATGCAAAATGATGAATATTACATTAATCAAAAATTATATCCGAATCTCGAATTCTACAGCGCTGTAATTTTCCATTCTCTTGGAATTCCGAAAGAATTATTCACCGCGATGCAGGTGATCGGAAAGCTTCCGGGTTGGTTGGCGCATTGGAGAGAGCAAAGAGTTTCCGGAAACTACAGCAAGGCTCGTCCAAAGCAGATTTATACCGGAGAAATGGGTAGGAAATACGTTCCTCTTTCGGAAAGGTAGTATGATGCAAAACCCGAGATGGAAAGATTGGCTCGCTCAGGCTGAGAAAGATTTGGAATGGGCCGCCGCGTCTCTTCGTTCGGGCTTTTTTGCTCAAACTTGTTTTGTCCATTAGAAACAGAAATAAGAACGTGGCTGGTTTGGGCTTGATTCAGAAACATTACAAGAAACTTGTTCTATATGAATCGAATAAAATTCAAAAAATCTATTTTTATCTCGTTCTAACTTTTTCCACGATGATATTTTTCAATTGTGATAAGCCGAAAGAAATCAGTCCTGACGAATTTCAGACTTTGATTCGAAAGAGTTCGGATCTACACGTTGTTACGTATCTCGGTATAGAGGAAGAAAAGGCGATTCTAAAAGTTTCGACTCGACCTTCTATCGATTCAAAAAAATGGAAGGACGAATATTTTTACGCAAGAAAAACTCCCGGCTTAGATCTTTGGATTGATGAGAACATTTATGGAATCACTACTTCCAACTTTACAAAACTTTATTCCTATATTTTGTCTTTGGATAATAAGGAATTTCAGTTCGGAAAATGGACGATTCTAACGAGGGATCACCTTAAGGACAAAGTAGAAAACAAGGGAATTCGTATTACAGTTAAAAGATATACCTATTTCATCTTCGAAATGTCCGGTCCGAAGATTCGGTATTACTCTCTGAGTATGAAACGCGATCCGCATGACGGTATTCAATATAAAAAGTTATGGCGAGAACTTGTAAGTCATATTCAGCAAGAACGGTAATTGAGCATCGGGATGAAACTAAAATGAGCGTTATTGTTTATCCAAAACGGGATCCGCTTGGCGGCATGAGCCGGGAAGAGTTGATGGAGAAAATTCGATTTTTGATCCAAGATAAAACGATCGAAGCCTATCTTTTTGGAAGCATTGCACGAAATACCCAAAATGCTTACAGCGATGTGGACTTAATTTTAATTCTGGATACCAAAGTCCCTTTTCTCAACAGACCGGAATTGTTTCCCGAACTTCTCGCTCTTCCCGTCGAACTCAATCTATTCGTATATACGCCCCAAGAGTGGGAAAAAGCCAGGGATCAAAGCAAGTATCCCGGGTTCTGGAAATCCGTCTTTGAGGATATGATTCCGTTGATTCAGAACTTATCCTAAAACCGTCGGTCTTCGGACAAAAAAATACCGGCTAATCGCATAAGCAACCGCCGGTTGAATAGGTTTCAATTCTGTAAGTCCAGTGAATCAGACTAGTTCTTATTGGTCAACGTCTTCAGAAAAGTTACGATCGACTTTGTATCGGATTCGGAGAGTTCCTTACCCAATTGAAGATAAGCCATTTTTTTGACCGCTTCTTCCAGAGTTGTCGTTTTTCCATCGTGGAAGTAGGGGCCCGTAATCGCCACGTTAC
The nucleotide sequence above comes from Leptospira weilii. Encoded proteins:
- a CDS encoding citrate/2-methylcitrate synthase, which gives rise to MSEFIEIKVGEKSYQFPLISGTDGKKGIDMRGLHQKTGLISYDPGFFNTAYAVSRISRRDPDSGELQYRGYDVADLVQHSTFVETSYLLIYGKLPTEQQLKDFSLKLSKHSLIHEDMINLFDGFPGKGHPLAVLSVMVTSLSSYYPEEYEESLDKGIDHSARLLAKIRTIAAFSYKKIVGQPFVYPLDKHPYCTNFLYMLFSIPSKDYVPTEDIDRILNQLWILYADHEQNVSNTTVQVIGSTQANLFASISSAINALWGSREGGRQVAAVGLIEDILKSRKSVPEYFEKFKGDSERLFSNGFGHKAYEAKSKRAIIASKLFHDFYKKNPVSPIAEVALKIEDYMQNDEYYINQKLYPNLEFYSAVIFHSLGIPKELFTAMQVIGKLPGWLAHWREQRVSGNYSKARPKQIYTGEMGRKYVPLSER
- a CDS encoding nucleotidyltransferase domain-containing protein — protein: MSVIVYPKRDPLGGMSREELMEKIRFLIQDKTIEAYLFGSIARNTQNAYSDVDLILILDTKVPFLNRPELFPELLALPVELNLFVYTPQEWEKARDQSKYPGFWKSVFEDMIPLIQNLS